One region of Jatrophihabitans cynanchi genomic DNA includes:
- a CDS encoding YlxR family protein: MAVGSSTVSDAAQRGQVSSTPRPVRTCIGCRKRASAAELLRVVVTSGAIGQAHARPEGDRGPVALPVVPDPRRRAPGRGAWLHRDLECVELAERRRAFARALRVPGPVDPTPVREYLAAPPGTSTSGIPQE, from the coding sequence ATGGCCGTCGGATCATCGACGGTGTCTGATGCTGCGCAGCGCGGGCAGGTGTCCTCGACACCGCGCCCGGTCCGGACCTGCATCGGATGCCGGAAGCGAGCCTCGGCCGCCGAGTTGCTCCGCGTCGTCGTGACGTCGGGGGCGATCGGCCAGGCGCACGCCAGGCCCGAGGGAGACCGAGGGCCCGTCGCCTTGCCTGTCGTCCCGGACCCGCGTCGTCGCGCTCCCGGCCGCGGTGCGTGGTTGCATCGTGACCTGGAGTGCGTCGAACTCGCCGAGCGGCGTCGGGCCTTCGCCCGGGCACTGCGCGTGCCCGGTCCGGTGGATCCGACCCCGGTCCGTGAGTACCTCGCAGCGCCACCCGGCACGTCCACCAGCGGAATCCCGCAGGAGTGA
- the nusA gene encoding transcription termination factor NusA gives MNVDITALRSIEREKEIPFETLVHALETALLTAYKHTPHSMPHARVAVDRKSGEIVVWAQEFGPDGELVEEYDDTPTDFGRVAAMTARQVILQRLRDAEHDQTFGEYSGREGDIVTGVIQADAQASQRGLVLVDIGKVEAVLPQSEQVPGEEYTHGSRLRCYVVGVARGMRGPQVTVSRTHPNLVKKLFALEVPEIADGSVEIIDVAREAGHRTKIAVRTSVAGLNAKGACIGPMGQRVRNVVAELHGEKIDIIDWHADPATYVGNALSPAHALSAEVVDPVTQSVRIVVPDFQLSLAIGREGQNARLAARLTGWRIDIHSDAEGEAADTDTTPAAGPTPTGPRE, from the coding sequence ATCAACGTCGACATCACTGCACTGCGCAGCATCGAGCGGGAGAAGGAGATCCCGTTCGAGACGCTCGTCCACGCGCTGGAGACCGCCCTGCTGACCGCGTACAAGCACACGCCGCACTCGATGCCGCACGCGCGGGTCGCGGTCGATCGCAAGAGCGGCGAGATCGTCGTGTGGGCGCAGGAGTTCGGTCCGGACGGCGAGCTGGTCGAGGAGTACGACGACACGCCGACCGATTTCGGCCGGGTCGCGGCGATGACCGCGCGCCAGGTGATCTTGCAGCGGCTCCGCGACGCCGAGCACGACCAGACGTTCGGTGAGTACTCCGGCCGCGAGGGCGACATCGTCACCGGCGTGATCCAGGCCGACGCGCAAGCCTCGCAGCGCGGGCTGGTGCTGGTCGACATCGGCAAGGTGGAGGCGGTGCTGCCGCAGTCCGAGCAGGTGCCGGGCGAGGAGTACACGCACGGCAGCCGGCTGCGCTGTTACGTCGTCGGCGTGGCGCGCGGCATGCGCGGCCCCCAGGTGACCGTCAGCCGCACCCACCCGAACCTGGTGAAGAAGCTGTTCGCGCTGGAGGTCCCGGAGATCGCCGACGGCAGCGTGGAGATCATCGACGTGGCCCGCGAAGCCGGGCACCGGACCAAGATCGCGGTCCGGACGTCGGTGGCCGGACTGAACGCCAAGGGGGCGTGCATCGGACCGATGGGGCAGCGGGTGCGCAACGTGGTGGCCGAACTGCACGGCGAGAAGATCGACATCATCGACTGGCACGCCGACCCGGCCACCTATGTGGGCAACGCGCTGTCGCCGGCGCACGCGCTGTCGGCCGAGGTGGTCGACCCGGTCACCCAGTCGGTGCGCATCGTGGTCCCGGACTTCCAGCTGTCCCTCGCGATCGGCCGCGAGGGACAGAACGCCCGGCTGGCCGCCCGGCTCACCGGCTGGCGCATCGACATCCACAGCGACGCCGAGGGCGAAGCGGCCGATACCGACACCACCCCGGCGGCGGGGCCCACTCCCACCGGGCCGAGGGAGTAG
- the rimP gene encoding ribosome maturation factor RimP, whose protein sequence is MAPAPAGRAAANAREHLLHTLRPVVEGIGYDLEDVTVTSAGRRSLVRVSVDADGGIDLDAVAEVSRAVSEALDAEDDSGFAGPYVLEVSSPGVDRPLTEPRHWRRAVGRLVEVSVGDATLTGRVVAADDAGVTLDVSGDRREVGWASLGRGRVQVEFSRADAKED, encoded by the coding sequence ATGGCGCCCGCCCCCGCAGGCAGAGCCGCAGCGAACGCGCGCGAGCACCTGCTGCACACCCTTCGGCCGGTCGTCGAGGGAATCGGTTACGACCTCGAGGACGTCACCGTCACGTCCGCGGGGCGCCGCAGCCTGGTCCGGGTCAGTGTCGACGCGGACGGCGGGATCGACCTGGACGCCGTCGCGGAGGTCAGCCGTGCCGTCTCCGAGGCCTTGGATGCCGAGGACGACAGCGGGTTCGCAGGCCCGTACGTGCTGGAGGTCAGCTCGCCCGGCGTCGACCGGCCGCTGACCGAGCCGCGGCACTGGCGCCGCGCAGTCGGCCGCCTCGTCGAGGTGAGCGTCGGCGATGCGACGCTGACCGGCCGCGTCGTGGCCGCCGACGATGCGGGCGTCACGCTCGACGTCAGCGGCGACCGGCGCGAGGTCGGCTGGGCGTCGTTGGGTCGCGGCAGGGTTCAGGTCGAGTTCAGCCGCGCCGATGCGAAGGAAGACTGA
- a CDS encoding DUF4439 domain-containing protein gives MSDLVAAWQAALAAEYRAAFGYGVLGAHLHGSPQLGLAISCSDAHEALRDSTAQAIASAGLTPVPATADYPDVYPVDDAAAARALAPRLEDDCAAAWRYLYAVAAATSGPQASGLRRSAQVALTASAVRATRWRGTTDPFPGL, from the coding sequence ATGAGCGATCTGGTCGCCGCGTGGCAGGCGGCGCTGGCCGCCGAGTACCGGGCGGCGTTCGGCTACGGCGTGCTCGGCGCGCATCTGCACGGCAGCCCACAGCTGGGGCTGGCGATCAGTTGCTCCGACGCGCACGAGGCGTTGCGCGACTCGACCGCCCAGGCGATCGCCTCGGCCGGGCTCACGCCGGTGCCGGCCACCGCCGACTACCCGGACGTCTACCCGGTGGACGACGCGGCCGCGGCGCGCGCGCTGGCCCCGCGGCTGGAGGACGACTGCGCCGCCGCGTGGCGCTACCTGTACGCGGTGGCTGCCGCGACCAGCGGCCCGCAGGCGAGCGGGCTGCGCCGCAGCGCCCAGGTGGCACTGACCGCGAGCGCGGTGCGGGCGACCCGCTGGCGCGGCACGACCGATCCGTTCCCGGGCCTTTGA